The Echeneis naucrates chromosome 10, fEcheNa1.1, whole genome shotgun sequence genome has a window encoding:
- the klhl3 gene encoding kelch-like protein 3 isoform X2 yields MPAVLSGSGRMDGVSFGLVATPASPRPNCTVDSEEDAVNGGMHTFNQTHMRKAFQLMNDLRSKKMLCDVQLIAGSVEVPAHRVVLASCSPYFCAMFTGDMSESKADQVEIREVDGQTLRKLVDYIYTAEIEVTEDNVQVLLPAASLLQLMDVRQVCCEFLQSQLHPTNCLGIRAFADLHTCTQLLNQAHAYAEQHFTDVVQGEEFLGLTLQQVCSLISSDKLTVSTEEKVFEAMIAWIKHDKPARLEYMPKLMEHVRLPLLSRDYLVQIVEEEALIKNNNTCKDFLIEAMKYHLLPADQRHLIKTDRTRPRTPISIPKVMIVVGGQAPKAIRSVECYDFQEDRWYQVADLPSRRCRAGVVSMAGRVYAVGGFNSSLRERTVDVYDGARDQWSAVSSMQERRSTLGAAVLGDLLYAVGGFNGSIGLSTVESYNYKTNEWLYVASMNTRRSSVGVGVVDGKLYAVGGYDGASRQCLSTVEEYDPVTDQWCYVADMSTRRSGAGVGVLGGLLYAAGGHDGPLVRKSVEVYDPQANIWRLVCDMNMCRRNAGVCAINGLLYVIGGDDGSCNLSSVEFYNPAVDKWSLIPTNMSNGRSYAGVAVIDKPL; encoded by the exons ATGCCTGCGGTGCTCTCCGGCTCCGGGAGGATGGACGGTGTGTCTTTTGG TCTGGTGGCTACACCGGCCTCACCACGTCCAAACTGCACGGTGGACTCGGAGGAGGACGCTGTGAATGGAGGGATGCACACCTTCAACCAGACGCACATGAGGAAAGCTTTCCAGCTAATGAATGACCTGAGAAG TAAAAAGATGCTGTGCGATGTCCAGCTCATTGCGGGGAGTGTTGAAGTGCCAGCTCACAGGGTGGTCCTGGCATCCTGTAGCCCCTACTTCTGTGCCATGTTCACAG GTGATATGAGTGAGAGCAAGGCTGATCAGGTGGAGATCAGAGAGGTGGATGGTCAGACTCTGAGAAAACTTGTTGATTACATTTATACTGCTGAGATTGAAGTCACAGAGGACAATGTTCAG GTTCTGCTGCCAGCAGCGAGCCTCCTCCAGCTGATGGATGTTCGTCAGGTTTGTTGTGAGTTCCTGCAGTCTCAGCTTCATCCCACCAACTGTCTGGGCATCAGAGCGTTTGCTGacctgcacacatgcacacagcttCTGAACCAGGCCCACGCATATGCTG AGCAGCATTTCACAGATGTGGTGCAGGGTGAGGAGTTTCTCGGCCTGACTCTGCAGCAAGTGTGCAGCCTCATCTCCAGTGACAAACTTACAGTTTCCACGGAGGAGAAG GTGTTTGAGGCTATGATAGCTTGGATCAAGCACGATAAGCCGGCTCGTCTGGAGTACATGCCCAAACTGATGGAGCATGTCAGACTTCCGCTGCTGTCCAGGGATTATCTGGTTCAG ATTGTGGAGGAAGAGGCGTTGATAAAGAACAACAACACCTGTAAAGATTTTCTTATAGAGGCGATGAAGTAtcacctgctgcctgctgaCCAGCGGCACCTCATCAAAACGGACAGAACCCGACCGAGGACGCCTATTAGCATCCCCAAG GTGATGATTGTTGTTGGCGGTCAGGCTCCGAAGGCAATCCGAAGCGTGGAGTGTTATGACTTCCAGGAGGACCGCTGGTATCAAGTAGCTGACCTCCCTTCAAGACGTTGCCGTGCAG gtgttgtttccATGGCGGGCCGGGTGTATGCAGTCGGGGGTTTCAACAGTTCACTGCGGGAGCGAACGGTGGACGTGTATGACGGAGCGAGGGACCAGTGGAGCGCCGTGTCCAGTATGCAGGAGAGGCGCAGCACACTGGGAGCTGCCGTGTTGGGGGATTTACTGTACGCTGTGGGGGGCTTTAATGGAAGTATAG GTCTGTCGACAGTTGAGTCCTACAATTACAAAACAAACGAGTGGCTGTATGTGGCTTCCATGAACACCCGACGCAGCAGTGTGGGGGTTGGGGTGGTTGATg GCAAGTTGTATGCAGTAGGAGGCTACGATGGTGCGTCCCGGCAGTGCCTCAGCACAGTGGAGGAGTACGACCCCGTCACTGATCAGTGGTGCTACGTAGCCGACATGAGCACGCGGCGCAGTGGAGCAG GTGTGGGTGTGTTGGGCGGTTTGCTGTATGCGGCAGGAGGACATGACGGACCTCTAGTGAGGAAGAGTGTGGAGGTTTACGACCCGCAGGCCAACATCTGGAGGCTGGTCTGTGACATGAACATGTGCAGAAGAAATGCAG GTGTCTGTGCCATTAACGGTCTGCTGTATGTGATCGGCGGAGACGACGGCTCCTGTAATCTCTCCTCTGTAGAGTTTTACAATCCGGCTGTAGACAAGTGGAGCCTCATTCCCACCAACATGAGCAACGGTCGCAGCTACGCAG GTGTTGCAGTGATCGACAAGCCGTTATGA
- the klhl3 gene encoding kelch-like protein 3 isoform X1, protein MPAVLSGSGRMDGVSFGHCLSCLTSLVATPASPRPNCTVDSEEDAVNGGMHTFNQTHMRKAFQLMNDLRSKKMLCDVQLIAGSVEVPAHRVVLASCSPYFCAMFTGDMSESKADQVEIREVDGQTLRKLVDYIYTAEIEVTEDNVQVLLPAASLLQLMDVRQVCCEFLQSQLHPTNCLGIRAFADLHTCTQLLNQAHAYAEQHFTDVVQGEEFLGLTLQQVCSLISSDKLTVSTEEKVFEAMIAWIKHDKPARLEYMPKLMEHVRLPLLSRDYLVQIVEEEALIKNNNTCKDFLIEAMKYHLLPADQRHLIKTDRTRPRTPISIPKVMIVVGGQAPKAIRSVECYDFQEDRWYQVADLPSRRCRAGVVSMAGRVYAVGGFNSSLRERTVDVYDGARDQWSAVSSMQERRSTLGAAVLGDLLYAVGGFNGSIGLSTVESYNYKTNEWLYVASMNTRRSSVGVGVVDGKLYAVGGYDGASRQCLSTVEEYDPVTDQWCYVADMSTRRSGAGVGVLGGLLYAAGGHDGPLVRKSVEVYDPQANIWRLVCDMNMCRRNAGVCAINGLLYVIGGDDGSCNLSSVEFYNPAVDKWSLIPTNMSNGRSYAGVAVIDKPL, encoded by the exons ATGCCTGCGGTGCTCTCCGGCTCCGGGAGGATGGACGGTGTGTCTTTTGG ACACTGCCTCTCATGTCTTACCAGTCTGGTGGCTACACCGGCCTCACCACGTCCAAACTGCACGGTGGACTCGGAGGAGGACGCTGTGAATGGAGGGATGCACACCTTCAACCAGACGCACATGAGGAAAGCTTTCCAGCTAATGAATGACCTGAGAAG TAAAAAGATGCTGTGCGATGTCCAGCTCATTGCGGGGAGTGTTGAAGTGCCAGCTCACAGGGTGGTCCTGGCATCCTGTAGCCCCTACTTCTGTGCCATGTTCACAG GTGATATGAGTGAGAGCAAGGCTGATCAGGTGGAGATCAGAGAGGTGGATGGTCAGACTCTGAGAAAACTTGTTGATTACATTTATACTGCTGAGATTGAAGTCACAGAGGACAATGTTCAG GTTCTGCTGCCAGCAGCGAGCCTCCTCCAGCTGATGGATGTTCGTCAGGTTTGTTGTGAGTTCCTGCAGTCTCAGCTTCATCCCACCAACTGTCTGGGCATCAGAGCGTTTGCTGacctgcacacatgcacacagcttCTGAACCAGGCCCACGCATATGCTG AGCAGCATTTCACAGATGTGGTGCAGGGTGAGGAGTTTCTCGGCCTGACTCTGCAGCAAGTGTGCAGCCTCATCTCCAGTGACAAACTTACAGTTTCCACGGAGGAGAAG GTGTTTGAGGCTATGATAGCTTGGATCAAGCACGATAAGCCGGCTCGTCTGGAGTACATGCCCAAACTGATGGAGCATGTCAGACTTCCGCTGCTGTCCAGGGATTATCTGGTTCAG ATTGTGGAGGAAGAGGCGTTGATAAAGAACAACAACACCTGTAAAGATTTTCTTATAGAGGCGATGAAGTAtcacctgctgcctgctgaCCAGCGGCACCTCATCAAAACGGACAGAACCCGACCGAGGACGCCTATTAGCATCCCCAAG GTGATGATTGTTGTTGGCGGTCAGGCTCCGAAGGCAATCCGAAGCGTGGAGTGTTATGACTTCCAGGAGGACCGCTGGTATCAAGTAGCTGACCTCCCTTCAAGACGTTGCCGTGCAG gtgttgtttccATGGCGGGCCGGGTGTATGCAGTCGGGGGTTTCAACAGTTCACTGCGGGAGCGAACGGTGGACGTGTATGACGGAGCGAGGGACCAGTGGAGCGCCGTGTCCAGTATGCAGGAGAGGCGCAGCACACTGGGAGCTGCCGTGTTGGGGGATTTACTGTACGCTGTGGGGGGCTTTAATGGAAGTATAG GTCTGTCGACAGTTGAGTCCTACAATTACAAAACAAACGAGTGGCTGTATGTGGCTTCCATGAACACCCGACGCAGCAGTGTGGGGGTTGGGGTGGTTGATg GCAAGTTGTATGCAGTAGGAGGCTACGATGGTGCGTCCCGGCAGTGCCTCAGCACAGTGGAGGAGTACGACCCCGTCACTGATCAGTGGTGCTACGTAGCCGACATGAGCACGCGGCGCAGTGGAGCAG GTGTGGGTGTGTTGGGCGGTTTGCTGTATGCGGCAGGAGGACATGACGGACCTCTAGTGAGGAAGAGTGTGGAGGTTTACGACCCGCAGGCCAACATCTGGAGGCTGGTCTGTGACATGAACATGTGCAGAAGAAATGCAG GTGTCTGTGCCATTAACGGTCTGCTGTATGTGATCGGCGGAGACGACGGCTCCTGTAATCTCTCCTCTGTAGAGTTTTACAATCCGGCTGTAGACAAGTGGAGCCTCATTCCCACCAACATGAGCAACGGTCGCAGCTACGCAG GTGTTGCAGTGATCGACAAGCCGTTATGA